In Castanea sativa cultivar Marrone di Chiusa Pesio chromosome 6, ASM4071231v1, a single window of DNA contains:
- the LOC142641331 gene encoding toll/interleukin-1 receptor-like protein, which yields MALINDGSTISLRTGKWIFDVFLNFRGEDTRHRFLRLLYDALVEKKISTFKDDKVLERGKPIPPELLKAIEGSRFSVVIFSKNYASSSWCLDELTKIVDCRREKKGHTIFPVFYDVEPTEVRKQKGCFGEAFAKHEEVFKENLEKLKRWRAALIEVANISGWVIPKG from the coding sequence ATGGCTCTTATAAACGACGGAAGCACCATTTCGTTGCGTACTGGTAAATGGATTTTCGATGTCTTCCTTAATTTCAGAGGCGAGGACACCCGCCACAGGTTTTTGCGTCTTCTATATGACGCtttggttgagaaaaaaatCTCCACGTTCAAGGATGATAAAGTACTTGAGAGAGGAAAACCCATTCCCCCAGAACTCTTGAAAGCAATTGAAGGATCAAGGTTTTCGGTtgtcattttttcaaaaaactatgcATCCTCTAGTTGGTGCTTAGACGAACTTACAAAGATTGTGGATTGCCGCCGTGAAAAGAAGGGGCATACAATTTTTCCAGTTTTCTATGATGTTGAACCAACTGAGGTACGGAAGCAGAAAGGGTGTTTTGGTGAAGCATTTGCGAAGCATGAAGAAGTTTTTAAGGAGAATTTGGAGAAGTTGAAAAGATGGAGGGCTGCTTTAATAGAAGTGGCCAATATCAGTGGTTGGGTTATACCGAAGGGGTaa
- the LOC142640311 gene encoding disease resistance protein Roq1-like — translation MALINDGSTFSLHTGKWIFDVFLNFRGEDTRHRQESEYFEPIVEKIFKTLSSIKLNEGLVGIESRVWEVYSHLKIGLTDVRVIGIYGTGGIGKTTIAQVVYDSFSNQFEASSFLHDVRETCERQGIVYLKKKLLSDILMERNIRFEYVHEGNQLIEHNLCNRKVLLVFDDVDNWDQLWSLVGKRGRYGPGSRIIITTRDKHLLIALKVDEIYSPAEMSNDEALRLFSVTCFGSEHTPEGYMEMSNHAVSYARGLPLVIEFLGSHLVGRSIPEWKSCLDRLKNNFPTELLQVFQISYDGLQELEKETFLHIACFFNGEDQKRIVDILESFGLYAQIGIWKLMNKSLLNVSLDKNCLWMHPVVQQMGREMVCRECPEWPWRRSRLWLPKDIDAVLTDNMGTNAIKCIVLNLPVQKKVHWHPEAFSKIPNLQLLKIHNVQLQHELTHFPNGLIIVEWSGYPLKSLPPNFEPKELVELTMCHSNIELLWKGVKQLNRLRFIKLSYSKNLISTPDFSKAPRLKTIHFEGCTNLVEVHPSVGVLKCLTLLNLKDCTSLESLPRKLEMNSLEILILSRCSKVREIPEFAKDMKRLRELHLNGTAIKYLPSSIKHLIGLTLLNLSHCKNLTGLPCAVIRMKYLKELFVFGCSRLANDDRLAKKQRIK, via the exons ATGGCTCTTATAAACGACGGAAGCACCTTTTCGTTGCATACTGGTAAATGGATTTTCGATGTTTTCCTTAATTTCAGAGGTGAGGACACCCGCCACAG GCAGGAGTCAGAATATTTCGAACCAATTGTTGAGAAGATATTCAAAACACTGAGTTCCATAAAACTAAATGAGGGCTTGGTCGGAATAGAATCTCGTGTATGGGAAGTATATTCACACTTAAAAATAGGTTTGACTGATGTTCGCGTGATTGGGATATATGGGACAGGTGGTATCGGTAAGACAACCATTGCACAAGTGGTTTATGATAGCTTCTCTAATCAATTTGAAGCTAGTAGCTTTCTCCATGATGTTAGAGAAACATGTGAAAGACAGGGTATAgtttatttgaagaaaaaacttCTTTCTGACATCTTGATGGAAAGAAATATAAGATTTGAATATGTGCATGAAGGAAACCAATTGATCGAGCACAACCTATGTAATAGAAAGGTACTTCTCGTTTTTGATGACGTTGATAATTGGGATCAATTATGGTCTTTGGTTGGTAAGCGTGGACGGTATGGTCCAGGCAGTAGAATTATTATTACAACGAGAGATAAACATTTGCTAATAGCACTAAAAGTTGATGAAATATATAGCCCTGCGGAAATGAGTAATGATGAGGCACTTCGTCTTTTCAGCGTGACATGTTTCGGCAGTGAACACACTCCTGAAGGTTATATGGAGATGTCCAATCATGCTGTCAGTTATGCTCGTGGCCTTCCTTTAGTAATTGAGTTTTTGGGTTCTCATCTAGTCGGCAGAAGCATCCCTGAATGGAAAAGCTGTTTAGATAGgctcaaaaataattttccgaCAGAACTTTTACAAGTATTTCAAATAAGTTATGATGGTCTACAAGAACTCGAGAAAGAAACATTTCTACATATAGCATGTTTCTTCAATGGGGAGGACCAAAAACGCATAGTAGATATACTAGAATCTTTTGGACTTTACGCGCAAATTGGAATATGGAAACTTATGAATAAATCTCTCTTAAATGTATCTTTGGACAAGAACTGCTTGTGGATGCATCCTGTAGTTCAACAAATGGGCCGGGAAATGGTTTGTAGAGAATGTCCTGAATGGCCTTGGAGACGAAGTAGATTATGGTTGCCAAAGGACATTGACGCTGTGCTTACAGACAATATG GGAACAAATGCTATTAAATGCATAGTCCTCAATTTGCCTGTACAAAAAAAGGTACATTGGCATCCAGAAGCCTTTTCAAAGATTCCTAATCTTCAATTGCTCAAAATTCACAATGTGCAACTTCAACATGAACTCACTCATTTCCCTAATGGGTTAATAATTGTTGAATGGAGTGGCTATCCTTTAAAATCTTTGCCACCAAATTTCGAACCTAAGGAGCTTGTTGAACTGACGATGTGTCATAGCAACATTGAACTACTTTGGAAGGGAGTAAAG cAACTCAACAGATTAAGATTCATCAAACTCAGTTACTCCAAAAATCTTATTAGCACTCCAGACTTCTCAAAGGCTCCACGGCTTAAGACAATACATTTTGAAGGCTGTACAAATTTAGTTGAGGTTCACCCATCCGTTGGTGTACTTAAATGCCTTACTTTGTTGAATCTAAAAGATTGCACAAGTCTTGAAAGTCTCCCGCGCAAGCTTGAAATGAATTCTCTAGAAATTCTTATTCTTTCTCGTTGCTCCAAAGTCAGGGAGATTCCAGAATTTGCAAAAGACATGAAACGGTTACGGGAGCTTCATTTAAATGGTACCGCAATTAAATATCTACCTTCGtcaattaaacatttaattggTCTGACTTTATTGAATTTAAGCCATTGCAAAAATCTGACGGGTCTTCCATGTGCCGTTATTAGAATGAAGTACCTAAAAgaattatttgtatttggatgCTCAAGATTAGCTAACGATGATCGTctagcaaaaaaacaaagaatcaaaTGA